One Citrus sinensis cultivar Valencia sweet orange chromosome 5, DVS_A1.0, whole genome shotgun sequence genomic window, ACATTCCAGGTTAAGAAAATTAGTTTTGCTTTTTAGGTTGTGAATTTAAAGAACGACGGCTATGGGCTAACTGCTGATATATGGAGCCTTGGGTGTACTGTGTTGGAGATGATAACCCATCGACCTCCATACTCTCACTTGGAAGGTGtaagtaaaaattttcatatattaaaactgattttcttttcataattttccaTGCTTTATTTATATGCcgattttttcttgtttgtgaTTTATAAAAGGTTGCATTAGTTTTGATATGCTGTTTAGTTATTGCATAGTTTTGTGTGTTGGCAGAAGCAAGCATTATTCAGGATAGGCAGGGGTGCACTTCCTCCAGTTCCCAACTCATTATCGAGAGATGCCCGggattttattcttaaatgcTTACAAGTTAACCCAAATGATCGGCCTACTGCAGCTCAACTAATGGAGCATCCATTTGTAAAGAGGCCACTGCAAATTTCTAGGTAACTTCCTTCTCATTATAACATCATACAGTCTTGAAAGTTTCTGGTCATCCTTTGGGGTTTATGTATATCTTAGAGGTAGTCTAGCAGCATCaccaaattaaacaattaactGCAACCTGTAGTTCTAGGTTTATTTCTTGTTTGGATTTAATATCATGGACATACTGAAAATAGTTGttaaatacatttataaaatatccaTTTGGGTTTGCAACTTCACTGCCAAGCTTATGGGGAGAGGAGCAAGATTCTGAGGCATCCAATGGCTGCCTTGGCGATCCCAATTCATAGTATGAAGGGAATGAACAAGTGCCTCTAGATGTTTTAATGCAACTCCTTCCTGTTGATAACTGGACAAACCTTGAGAGATTCGCATTAGATCTGGCCACTTTGCTTTTTATACTGGTTTGCTTTGAGGTTAACCTACATGTTGACATGGTTGTGGTATCATTTGGTTCTATATCCATTGGGAATAATTCTCTTAGAGCTTGTGTTATCAgttctttattttgtatgtGTCTTCTGTTTGCGTGTCCTTTGTTTGCAACTGTTAGTACAACACTAAGCATCTTTTTGCTGTTGAATCTACCTGCAAGGCAATTCTTGGCACTGAAAACAGAGATGGTGCGTTCTTGGTGAATATGCACCGGACACAACTGCTTATGGTGCAACATCTGAGAAGCTGAGATGGCGCACACATTCTATCATTGCTTATGGAACCCCTGCAGACGGATCAGTGGCATTTAAATTGCTAGGTTTCCTTCCCTTCATGTGGGCTAGGTTTTTTCTGTTAGGATTTTCCTTTCTGGGCAGAGTGCTTGGCATCAATTTGGTGTAAAGAACTCTTTTTCAGAAGTAAAAAAATCAGTATTTGTAAAATTCATATGTTGCATTTTATGGCTCAAAGGTAAATTCTGTCAGCATATGTCTTTATGCGTACGCTGAGGATCTGTTCATATGACGAAGCAAATGAAATATCAGCATCTTTGGCTTttctgaaaatgaaaatggagtaataaaaatggtgttttttgaaaataatagttgagaatgaaaataatgtttttaaaacagtaattttaaaaatggaaaGGAAAATGCTTTGGTAgcattttttagaataaattttctaaaacagaaaaatggaaaacgTAGAAATAGTAGTGAATTTCTACTATTTGGGATTGGTAGATGAAAAAGGTTGAGAGATTTGGCCGCAActggaaacaaaaaatattgttttttttttttgtttagtatgttttatctaataaatataaatagttaTTCAATCTCATAAgctctttttaaattttttaatgttgttttttttttaagtagagtttttgaaactaaataaattattttgtctaTACTAGTAAAAgcttaaattttcatttttttgggaatagaggttaatttttttaaaaaaaatattaacatgTCTAAATAtcctttacttattttataatcttatttgatttctttcaTAATATGACGtgaaataatttacatattaaattgattttacaattattaacaaaagcAATCATTAACaactaaacaattaaatttttttgttaaaacgTTCACTTGTAAGAGCTCTACTAACAAAAattctactaaaaaaaattataccaaaCAAAGCCTTAGACTCCATTTAAGAGGCATATAACCAAATCCACAATGCCAACTCAGCACATACAGGCATTAAGGTATAGTTATGTGAAATAATTGGTTACTTACTTATGGAGTAATCTCAATTCTTTGTGTgatgatataaaaaaatttagcaaACTCCTTTAGTAACTAAAGGCCTTGCAAGGGTTGGGATTTCCAGCACCATCTTAGTTATCACCGGTGATCGAGCCTAACGCAACACTTGAAACATTAGGGCCCGTTCGGTATCATTTTAGAGgtcttgttttcattttccttttctaaatttaagttaGTACGTGTTCGGTGGCTggatttcaaaaatcaaattataaaataaataatttgagattcACTTTTATAACTATCAAAGTGAGAACGTGTTTAACATGTTATCGCCATATTCCAAAACTAAACTAAAAAAcagattaaaaaacaaactcCAGTGACTCTCTCTTCATCCTTATCTCTTCGGGCTTATCTCTTCAACTCTCTCTCCCGATCTACTCACAGCGTTTACTCTCTCTCGGTGTGCTTTATCTCTTCGACTCTCTCTCGCGATCTACTCACAATGGTTACTCTCTCTGGATGTGCCCAAAACGGCTGTTGTACTGGTCGGCGCCGCCGCTTCATGGGGCCACTGTTATTGCTCCATCTCCGCCACCGTCGCTGCTCCGTCTCGACTGCCTCAACTGCTACTGCTCTGTCAGCTCCGTCTCTACTATTGTGAGttcctgattttttttatttgagtaAATGCCCGCAGAATACCGTCGCCGTACTTCGTCTTTGCTGCCTGCACGCTAAACCTGTTCAGCTTTGCCGTATAAATCTAGGCTGCAGCCTCCGGACTCCATTGATAAATCCTTCATTGGAGCTTCATCACACAATTGTAGCAGAGTATCAaggtaaattattaattttttttaattagattttgaattattttagtCATGGTGATTTGGGTTTTGGATTATTTTATATCTCATTTGGGTTGGGTTTACCTAATTTACATGATAGCTTTAATCTCGGTGGACCTATATCATCATCATATATGTTggaatttttcaattattctaTCAGAAGAGAAAGCTATGGAAATATGTTATTGAATTTTGGTGGCATTCTTGGTTGATTTTGAAATGTTAGCTAGCCTTTTGGCTGCACACAGATTGTCTAAACTTCATGTTTTCTTTGCATTTATAATGTCCTGCTTTGAAATTGAAGGATGTAAAGGGTGCTGAAACTTTGCACTTTGTTCTACTTAAATCAGTGTCCTTTGATTTAAAGACTTGGTCAAGTGTGTTGCTAAGTTTTGGAGACAAGAATATGCCAGTGTTTTCTTAAGTAAAATAGAGAAAGTAATTAAAGCTTGTTAATTATCAAgatttatacaattaaatctctattttctaatatttagGCTTCGTGTTTGGTATTTCAGAAACAAGTATTGAAGCAAATTGAAGAGACTGAACTATTCAAACCGAAGATTTGTAAAAGCCGATGCTTGTGAAATTTGCTTGTGCAAATGCTTGAAACAATATTTGCTTGAAATAGTTGCAAATGCTCAGGACTATGGACTTTGGATTGGGAAACTGAAGTTAGATGAAACTTGCTGTAAGGAGCCAGACGTGACATTTGTAAAAGCTGATGATCCAAAGCCTATGACATTGGTTTCATGGAAAGTAAAAGCTGGTGGCATTGATCAAGGAATTTACATTTTGTTAGTTCCTTCATCTCCAACAAATCAACTTGAGAAATTTGCTGCATTGAAGGATGTAAATGGTGACAAGAATTTACTGTTTGTTATTTAGCTAGCCTTTTGATTGGGGAGCATGCATTTATAACTTAACAATGATAGTTTGCAATAGTATTTGGGAATGTGGATATAATACTTGGGTTATTTAAACTTTGCTTAATTTACGTGTATTCAATGAAGAATAATGATAGGTTATTTGGGGACTTTGATGTGTAAGATTTGGTTACCAACGAAGAAGGAGACACTAGTAGGCCACTTACTAATATTGATTTATCTCCAGCAAGTGTCACCGAGATGAGTGCTACAAGAGATAGAATTGCAGCTTCTATGTGACATGATTACATACGTAATGTATAATGTctatcatgtttttttttataattattttgtttaaatcatgtgttgtaatatatatcttaattatgatgtaaaaacaatgacaatgtaattttttttaattaatgttaattctaaaactttatcatcatgtaaattttttataataattttgttttaaattattatgttgtatttgtgtatgtattagctaaataattattttataagtatAAATATGATGTAAATGCTTAATAgtaaaaactgtttttgaaaaaagtattaccaaacacatattctcagtttttatcattttcaattgTGTCTACTGAACGCATATTACtgttttcagttttaaaaTACAGGATACAGAAAATAATACCAGACGCATACTTAAATTCGAAATACAGCAACTGCAAAAcactattttcattttcatttttattctcagAAAATACAGATTCAAAAACAATACTAAACGGGCCCTTAAGATTTTAGATTCAATGAGTAGAAGACAATCACTATAATTTTTCAGGATACATTCTATGGTATACATGTgcttgatataaaaatatcaaaaatagttaagttataaaatatattatcgtaaaaagatttattttcttattaaattaatcacatagattcatttgattttgaaaatggttACATGGATACTTGaagcaaaaaaaatgttaCATACTTACATAGACATAAACACCATTCAATGAACCAAAATGGATTCTATGGCAAAATAGATACGCAAGGAACATCTTGTACTGTGgaaccaaaattttattataaatgattaATATACATCGAAAAATTAGTTTCACAACTTTAATTGCCTTAAACTGGGTCTATACATTTCTTCCGAATTAGTCCcacaaaaaatcatcaacCTGTTGAGGTTATCTTATCTAGATCTTTCtgattctttattttctgGTCAAATACCATTAGAAATATTAAAGCTCTCGCCAACTTAGTGTCCCTTGAATTATCAGGAAATTTAAATCTTCAACTCTCGAGAAGCCAAGTCTCGGAAATCTAGTTGAAAATTGTTAACCATCCTAAAAGCACTTGATTTTGTGTGTTGGCAGATGCAAGCATTATTCAGGATAGGCAGGGGTGAACTTCCACCAGTTCCCAACTCATTATCGAGAGATGCCCGggattttattcttaaatgcTTATATGTTAACCCAAACGATCGCCCTTCTGCAGCACAACTAATGGAGCATCCATTTGTAAAGAGGCCACTGCAAACTACTAGGTAACTTCCTTCTCCTCGTTATAACATCATACAGTCTTGAAAGCGTCTGATCATCCTTTGGGGTACGTTTATGTATATCTTAGAGGTAGTCTAGCAGCATCACCAAATTAGACAATTAAATGCAACCTGTATAGTTCTGGGTTTGATTTCTTGTTTGGATTTAATATCATGGACATactgaaagtaatttttaaatacatttataaaatatccaTTTGGGTTTGCAACTTCACTGTAAAGCTTATGGGGAGAGGAGCAAGATTCTGATGTATCCAGTGGCTGCCTTGGCGATCCTAATTCACAATATGAAAGGAATAAACAAGTGCCTCTAGATGTTTTAAAGCAACTCCTTCCTGTTGATAACTGGACAAACCTTGAGAGATTCGCATTAGATCTGGCCACTTTGCTTTTTATACTGGTTTGCTTTGAGGTTAACCTACATGTTGACATGGTTGATGTGTCGTTTGGTTCTATATCCATTAGGAGTAATTCTGTTAGAGCTTGTGTTATCTGTTCTGTATTTTGTAAGTGTGGACTGGAGTGAAATGAATTCAAAACTCAAAGCTCCAAAACGGTAGCGGTTTGAGTAAGTGGTGTTTTCACTCATAGATCACGTGCAATCGCGCGTCGTTTGTCTTATGGAAGAAACGGCGTTGTTTTCAGTCGTTTTGGGCAAGCTTAAGTGCAGCACGTGAGACAGCATGTGAGGAAGGAATCAAATTCGTTATAAAGCCGTTACACACGTGTCCAAAGGCTGTACAATCTGGGTTTTCATAACTGGATATATAGAGGCTGATTGTTGAAGCAGATTGTGTGTGATTTTGTGAGCTTTCCAGAGAATTCCAAGAAAGTGAGAGAGATTCTTCTTGTTCCCTGTACCTTTCTCTGTATTATCTCTGTAAAATCCATTTCGAATCATCAATAAAGCTTTTTCTGTGGCTTCTCCCGTAGATGTAGATTGTGCATTTTATGCATAATCGAACCAcgttaaaatgaaatattattttctaaacaaTGGTGAAAATATCAGCATCTTTGGCTActgtgaaaatgaaaatggagtAATAAACAATGGtgtttttttgaaaataataattgagaaTGGAAATAGTGTTTTTAAAacagtaattttaaaaatggaaaGGAAAATGTCTTGGtagcattttttaaaaataaattttctaaaacagaaaaatggaaaatgtaGAAATAGTAGTAAATTTCTACTATTTGGGATTGGTAGATGAAGAAAAGCGGAGAGATTTGGCTGCAATTGGAAacaattaattgttaaaatgcatcgtaaaattaaataaatttaattttttataatattttttataacaggATAGATTAAGTGGATGATTAATAATcttcttaataataaaataggaacataaagtaatttaaattacatgatAAAATGCTATTTTGTAAgggaaaaattaaaggaatttACTAAAATGTAGCTTCTCTAAATAATTCCTTGTTGGCCGCTAATTGAGatgataatttcaaataagaaCTTTCCTCTAAGCATGCTCAGTACCTTTTGTGCGTTTGAAAGGGGAAGAAGGTGGAAGGCTGGAAGCTGGTGTTTTGGTCATTTTGGCAATCTAGTAttacttcttttgttctttgcctAAATAAGAACTGTTCATATGAAGAAGCAAAATGAAATATCAGCATCTTTGGcttttgagaaaatgaaaatggagggataaaaaatggtttttttttaaataataattgagaatgaaaaataatgttttaaaaacGGTAATTTGTCCGCAATTGAAGTGTACAGATCCACTTGAtttgtgtttgaattttttgtagGTGGGGAATTTCACTGTTGAGATAGATGCAGAGAATGAGAATCtctattgttatttttttatggcagaataaatttaaagtggtaattttcctaataataaaacaaaaacctcatgtaatttaaattacatgataaaaggctatttttataaaggaaAGGTAAAAGGAATTTACTAAAATGTAGCTTCTCTAAACAACTCCTCCTCGGCCGCTGTTGAGatgataatttcaaattaaaactttcATCCACGAATGCCCATAAACTTTTGTGCGTTTGGAAGTGGAAGAAGGCGCAAACTGGAAAGCTAGTGTTTTGGTCTTTTTGGAGAAGTTAAGGGCAATTAAGTAACAAAACAAAGGATAATGCTAGCATTTTGAATgtaatttcaatgaaaatgGTGGGTAAAACATgtaactaaatattttattgataatgagatgaaagtttaatttttgatggggaaaaaaaaaaagagagaagaaagttACTTGAAGTGATTGAACCTGCTAACAGCTTTGCAAGaaacaatcatttttttcagGATCTTTTGATCAACTTTTAACAAGTTGTTCAAAGAGAAGACTAAATCCAGAAAGAATCAATTAACACAAGAATTATCTTCTTTAAAACTAAGAATCAAGAAATCTGAAAAGAACAGAAACAATCACAACCAACACAAAGAACGATAACGTGGTTCATTTGCACCAAGAATGGCACAacctacgtccacgggagAAGCTTTATGGAGAGTTTTTATTGAACAACAATGGAGGATCTTTACACGGCTTACTCAGGAGACTACAGAGAATAATTTCCATCTATTCTCTAATCTCTCTCTTAACTTGTTTACACACAATTGTGAATCAAAACTGTTACACCAGTCAGTTTTATAGCTACCAGAGCAACAAACCAGCAACCCAAAATGTACAGAATGTTGACACGTAGAGTAACGGTTTTACCGAACTGGCTTAAGCTTGATCACATGGCCATCACGTGCATCACTTAAAGTTTTGTTTAAACAACATAGCGATACTGCCGTTTTGAgcttatattaaattttaaatttaattttaaatttttaatgccCATGGGCATGGCACACTAAAACGCTGCCGTTTTAAGACTGATGAGTTTGATTCACCAGCAAGCTCCCCGTTACTTTATGTGATTCGAAGGAAGAAAGAGCAACAGCGACACATGTCAACATATAAAGAGCAACAGCGAGCCAGTTGCCTAAACGGACACAAGGACAAGATAAATGTGTGTCAGAGTGTACCGACGCTTACTAGTCTTGgcataatcacaaaaaaagaGACAAAAAATCCAAACAGCTGAGTGGGGAAAGAAATGGGATGGAGATCTGCCGGCATTGCAATCTTCTGGCTCGCCAGAATCCGTAGGATCCTCGACCTCAAGAGCTTCCGTACGATCGCCGACCTCATCAAGAATGACGAGTCTGAGGCTAACGATCCCAAATTACTGGTCcatattccttttttttttctttattggtTACTTAtgattcaatttaatttaggtTAGCTTACGATGAATTCGATTCTCTCTCGGGCTTTTCAATCTAATTCAAGACCGGTCAGTAGACCCTGCATTAGCGGTGGAACTGAATCGGTAACTCTTGATTTGATATGAAACCCAAAGTTTACTTAATGCATCGCCAAATTGAATATGAAAGTTTTGAAATTCTATCACGTATTCTTTATGCTTTTCGAAGAAGAGATaggaaagaaaaatgcaaaaaaaaaaatcggaATTCATGTTATTTTCCCCAATTACTAATTAGTAGTAATTTAGTATTACTTATATAGTTGTTTGCCTAATTTCATTGGGGCTAATGCCTAATGGGAAATTCTTAGAATCAACACTCAAGAATTTTAAATGCAGTGTGAACAGTAAAGATTAATAGTACGGAATGATTAAGAAATGGAATTTACAATACCGAACTAAGGGCTGTCTGTTTGTTACAGGAAAAAGCTAGAGTTGTGTGTGTTGCTCTGAAAGCTGTACTTCACTTTACTGAAAATTTGGATCTGTATCCAATTGAAGATGCGCCACCAAATGCATACAGTGTGGCTGTGCCTGTCACTGAAGATAGAAGATTTCATGAACCCGCTGATGTTGGTGGATCCACCGTCAATGGCCATGTAATGATAATTGATACCGAAACTTCTATTCCTcacttaattttgaaaatatgctcttttgATATTTGAATATTGCTCGAGTATCCATTTTCCTGTTTGGATTTGGCTATATCGAGGTAAGAACTAAGAATATCAAAGTTTTGCATACAATTGGCCTCGAATCTCTGAGCTTGAAATTTTTCACGTAATGAATGACTAAACAATTTCATTGATTGGGATGTCTAATTGGATTCTTTGTATATTACAGATTTGTGAGCTATTTGGTAAAGATGGGAAACGTGCACTTGCTGTGTTTTATGTTGTGTTGGAGACAGCATCATTTTTACTGGATATATTTGGGAAAAGTAAGAGGGACGACCTTCTTGCTGCATTTCTATTGTCAGCATTTGGTTTTGCTGTTATTATGGGTACGAATACTTGGACCCTGAGAAGAACCAGAACTGGCACTGGaatggattcacagaagaaaCTGCATATGGCACTGGAAATATCTTTCTCTTTGGTTCAGTTGATTGTTAcgctcatttattttattctggCAGAATTGGGTATCAAGAACAGGTTTAATACACCTGTTTTCCCACTAGTCTTTGCTATAGTTGCTGCTGTGTTTACTTTCAAATATGATGTGGAAGTTTCTGATTCATCAGGCCATCCCAGCATGCATACGGCCCCAGCTGTTGATAGTCAGGTATGCTTGTGAACATAATTGTAATAATGAAGCTGCACTTGGTGAAGTCGCATACTTATCACCTCTATGACTATGAATTCCTACaactataaagaaaattacatgAGACGGTAAGCTTTTGCAATATTGTGGAAAGAAGGAAATATAAAGATTGTGAGATTGCATTGTGTGGGTCAATAATTTAGTCATATGAGGTCTCTAAAAGAttgctttaataatttgtatgtATAATGCTAGGGGCCTCTGTAGATTTAGAAATCCTTTATGTATGGCCAAATGAGTACAGATATCAAATCTTTGATAATTTGTGTCTTTTTAGGTTCATATGCCAAATAATACTAGCAATGAGGATGCGGAAACAAACGGCAGCATGCCTATGCTGGTGATGGTGACCTCTCATGACTAATGAAGATGATTCTAAGAGATGAGGTTCGTATGTTTGTTCTTCACTCTGTCTTCAGGCTTGCTCTTTCTCTCATTCTATTTACAcaaattctcttttttaagttttagtgccggaaaaatttatatatgttaatagATGGGTTTGTGAGTAATGTTTCAAGAGCTTATTTTAGGAGTctgaaaatttgattattgTTTCATGCTTAGAGTCTAGAGGAGGCATCTGTCCCCCTTTGCTCATTTGATTCAGATTTCAAGCTGACTATAATTATAGGtttcaattttgattataaaagcACATTGGGTCCAAGTTTTGGCCATAGGTGTAATTCCGATTACTCTGAATAACTTTTGATTTGTACAGCACGCTGAGGGGTTAAGTGATGGTGTTAAGTTATTGTGATTCCTGAAATTCATGAAACTTGTATT contains:
- the LOC102626266 gene encoding uncharacterized protein LOC102626266, producing the protein MGWRSAGIAIFWLARIRRILDLKSFRTIADLIKNDESEANDPKLLEKARVVCVALKAVLHFTENLDLYPIEDAPPNAYSVAVPVTEDRRFHEPADVGGSTVNGHICELFGKDGKRALAVFYVVLETASFLLDIFGKSKRDDLLAAFLLSAFGFAVIMGTNTWTLRRTRTGTGMDSQKKLHMALEISFSLVQLIVTLIYFILAELGIKNRFNTPVFPLVFAIVAAVFTFKYDVEVSDSSGHPSMHTAPAVDSQVHMPNNTSNEDAETNGSMPMLVMVTSHD